One Desulfobulbus propionicus DSM 2032 DNA segment encodes these proteins:
- a CDS encoding ATP-binding cassette domain-containing protein produces MLVIDRLTAEGLRIDHFRARPGEAWCLVGSNASGLEKLCDLLAGESRAYRAEALRLPPELGLLSFKGQQSIFEEELRKDDTDFLNRLDPGTPARAFLTDVDAHRELIKLFALDALLDRGYRQLSSGQARKLCLLQQITRGVSFLVLETPYEGLDQASCRELNRVLAGLRVQGMGLLLLVNNTADIPDWCTHVGGLHAGALVVQGPRAQVLDEVRELLRRQPPLFRVSVAELRDERQMDGNGCDNLVTLRRGFARYGEIEVFSGLELTINRGDHTLITGPNGCGKSTLLQIITGDHPLCYSNDLSLFGRRRGSGESIWEIKRQMGIVSADLHRNHRIAGSALAIVVSGLFDSIGLYTRPNSAQEQLGRRWLARLGLESKAGQPFRRLSYGEQRLLLLARALIKVPRLLILDEPTQGLDESNRLALLDFLAGIAEEELATMLYVSHRPDEFRDFFRQQISFQ; encoded by the coding sequence ATGCTGGTCATTGATCGCCTGACGGCCGAGGGCTTGCGCATCGACCATTTCCGCGCCAGGCCGGGCGAGGCCTGGTGCCTGGTTGGCTCCAACGCTTCGGGCCTGGAGAAGCTGTGCGACCTGCTGGCCGGGGAGAGCCGTGCGTACCGGGCCGAAGCCCTACGCCTGCCTCCGGAGCTGGGTCTGCTCTCGTTCAAGGGCCAGCAATCGATCTTCGAGGAAGAACTGCGCAAGGACGACACCGACTTCCTCAACCGCCTCGATCCCGGCACCCCGGCCCGCGCCTTCCTCACCGATGTGGACGCGCACCGGGAGCTGATCAAGCTTTTTGCCCTGGATGCGCTGCTCGACCGGGGCTACCGCCAGCTCAGTTCCGGCCAGGCGCGCAAGCTCTGCCTGCTGCAGCAGATCACCCGGGGGGTGTCCTTCCTGGTGCTGGAAACGCCTTACGAAGGCCTTGACCAGGCCAGCTGCCGGGAGCTGAACCGGGTGTTGGCCGGATTGCGCGTCCAGGGGATGGGCCTGCTCCTCCTGGTCAACAACACCGCCGACATCCCGGACTGGTGCACCCATGTCGGCGGGTTGCACGCGGGCGCCCTGGTGGTCCAGGGGCCTCGCGCACAGGTGCTGGACGAGGTCAGGGAACTGCTGCGCCGGCAACCGCCGCTGTTTCGGGTCTCGGTGGCGGAACTGCGCGACGAGCGGCAGATGGATGGCAACGGCTGCGACAATCTGGTCACCCTGCGCCGCGGCTTTGCCCGCTATGGCGAGATCGAGGTCTTCAGCGGTCTTGAGCTGACCATCAACCGCGGCGACCATACCCTGATCACCGGCCCCAACGGCTGTGGCAAGTCCACCTTGTTGCAGATCATCACCGGCGATCACCCGCTGTGTTACAGCAACGACCTGTCCCTGTTCGGCCGGCGGCGGGGCAGCGGCGAGTCGATCTGGGAGATCAAGCGGCAGATGGGGATCGTCAGTGCCGATCTGCACCGCAACCACCGCATCGCCGGCAGCGCGCTGGCGATCGTGGTGTCGGGGCTGTTCGACTCGATCGGTCTCTACACCCGGCCAAACAGCGCCCAGGAACAGCTCGGCCGCCGGTGGCTGGCGCGGCTCGGCCTGGAGTCCAAGGCCGGCCAGCCCTTTCGTCGTCTGAGCTACGGCGAGCAGCGTCTGCTCCTGCTTGCCCGAGCCCTGATCAAGGTGCCGCGGCTTTTGATTCTCGACGAACCCACCCAAGGACTGGACGAATCCAACCGGTTGGCCTTGCTCGATTTTCTGGCCGGTATCGCCGAAGAGGAACTGGCCACCATGCTCTACGTCAGCCACCGTCCGGACGAGTTCCGCGATTTTTTCCGCCAGCAAATCAGCTTTCAATGA